In Sphingomonas phyllosphaerae, one DNA window encodes the following:
- the purN gene encoding phosphoribosylglycinamide formyltransferase, whose translation MQALAAEQGEAYRIVLVASDRPDAAGLAWARDHKLDTFALSPKGIGKAAYEDALDAALRDAGAEWIALAGYMRLLSDAFVARWRGRIINIHPSLLPKYKGLDTHARAIAAGDPAGGCSVHVVTEELDGGEVLGRAEVEIRPDETPETLAARVLVEEHRLYPAMLKMFVRA comes from the coding sequence ATGCAGGCGCTCGCCGCCGAACAGGGCGAGGCGTACCGGATCGTGCTCGTCGCGTCCGATCGCCCCGATGCCGCCGGATTGGCATGGGCGCGCGACCATAAGCTCGACACCTTCGCCTTGTCGCCGAAGGGGATCGGCAAGGCAGCCTATGAGGACGCGCTCGACGCGGCGCTGCGCGACGCAGGCGCGGAATGGATCGCGCTGGCAGGGTATATGCGCTTGCTGTCCGACGCGTTCGTCGCGCGGTGGCGCGGACGGATCATCAACATTCATCCGTCGTTACTTCCCAAGTACAAGGGGCTCGACACCCATGCGCGCGCGATCGCGGCGGGCGATCCCGCCGGCGGTTGCTCGGTGCATGTCGTGACCGAGGAACTCGATGGCGGCGAGGTATTGGGCCGCGCCGAAGTGGAGATACGACCCGACGAAACGCCGGAAACCCTGGCGGCGCGGGTGTTGGTGGAGGAACATCGCTTGTATCCGGCCATGCTCAAGATGTTCGTTCGCGCATGA
- a CDS encoding MmcQ/YjbR family DNA-binding protein: MSSVERVRAIALLLPEAVERTTDVGADFLVDGKIFVHVVEGAAAMVRVRGADGEIAVTLGDDADWTLVEDRVARSWELTAPRRLLEAGGR; the protein is encoded by the coding sequence ATGAGTAGCGTGGAGCGGGTGCGCGCGATCGCGCTGCTGCTGCCCGAAGCGGTGGAGCGCACGACGGATGTCGGCGCGGACTTCCTCGTCGACGGCAAAATCTTCGTCCATGTCGTCGAAGGCGCGGCGGCAATGGTGCGGGTGCGCGGCGCGGACGGCGAGATCGCGGTCACGCTCGGGGACGATGCGGACTGGACGCTGGTCGAGGATCGGGTCGCACGAAGCTGGGAACTGACCGCGCCGAGGCGGTTGCTGGAGGCCGGTGGGCGCTAG
- a CDS encoding PilZ domain-containing protein translates to MVDEHKVAGNPDERGRGDILLSARMRVHAEDAGFLVRIRNVSAGGLMAELPHPLPPDSMVEIKLDGLGWVAGRVVWQTEGRSGIAFDQPIDVAIVYEAGNAGR, encoded by the coding sequence TTGGTTGACGAGCACAAGGTTGCGGGCAACCCCGACGAACGCGGCCGTGGCGATATCCTGCTGTCCGCGCGGATGCGCGTCCATGCCGAAGATGCCGGATTTCTGGTGCGCATCCGCAACGTTTCGGCGGGCGGGCTGATGGCCGAACTTCCGCACCCGTTGCCGCCCGACAGCATGGTGGAAATCAAGCTCGACGGGCTGGGGTGGGTCGCGGGTCGCGTCGTCTGGCAGACCGAAGGTCGGAGCGGGATCGCATTCGACCAGCCGATCGATGTCGCGATCGTCTATGAGGCCGGCAACGCCGGTCGCTGA
- the dksA gene encoding RNA polymerase-binding protein DksA encodes MATVMSQVEDAFDEPEALSSPMPDGYRPSADEPFMNSRQQAYFRHKLLAWKEAIRREAQGTLSQLQVDSLREADLNDRASSEADWSLELRTRDRQRKLIAKIDAALRRIEEGEYGYCEVSGEPISLGRLEARPIATMTVEAQERHERAEKVSRDD; translated from the coding sequence ATGGCGACGGTGATGAGTCAGGTCGAAGACGCGTTTGACGAGCCGGAGGCGCTCTCCAGCCCGATGCCGGATGGTTATCGCCCCAGCGCGGACGAACCGTTCATGAACTCGCGCCAACAGGCGTATTTCCGCCACAAGCTGCTCGCATGGAAGGAAGCGATCCGTCGCGAGGCGCAGGGCACGCTGTCGCAGCTACAGGTCGACTCGCTGCGCGAAGCGGATCTCAACGATCGCGCGTCGAGCGAGGCGGATTGGTCGCTCGAACTGCGCACCCGCGACCGGCAGCGCAAGCTGATCGCCAAGATCGATGCCGCATTGCGTCGCATCGAGGAAGGCGAGTATGGCTATTGCGAGGTCAGCGGCGAACCGATCAGCCTCGGGCGGCTCGAGGCGCGACCGATCGCGACGATGACGGTCGAGGCGCAGGAACGGCACGAACGCGCGGAGAAGGTGTCACGCGACGATTGA
- a CDS encoding host attachment family protein: MQVPHNSVVLVADGRKLLFLRNEGGADYPNLQVELAEERANPATRDQATDAAGGASSTQSGAGAPNAAQGGSGHAQGGGAQFAPSRGSFEQTDFHQLEEDRFAADAADLLKRRALSNDFESLIVIAPPRTLGELRKHYHKEVSARLAGELDKDLTGHPLPDIEKALLSA; encoded by the coding sequence ATGCAGGTCCCCCACAATTCGGTCGTTCTGGTCGCCGATGGTCGCAAGCTGCTGTTCCTGCGCAACGAGGGCGGTGCCGATTACCCCAACCTGCAGGTCGAGCTTGCCGAGGAACGCGCCAACCCCGCCACGCGCGATCAGGCGACCGACGCCGCCGGCGGCGCATCCTCGACGCAGAGCGGCGCCGGGGCACCCAATGCGGCGCAGGGCGGCTCGGGCCACGCGCAGGGCGGCGGCGCGCAATTCGCCCCCTCGCGCGGCAGCTTCGAGCAGACCGACTTCCACCAGCTGGAGGAGGATCGCTTCGCCGCGGACGCCGCCGATCTGCTGAAGCGGCGTGCGCTCTCGAACGACTTCGAATCGCTGATCGTGATCGCGCCGCCGCGCACGCTGGGCGAGTTGCGCAAGCATTATCACAAGGAGGTGAGTGCACGGCTGGCCGGCGAGCTGGACAAGGACCTGACCGGGCATCCCCTTCCCGACATCGAGAAGGCGCTGCTCTCCGCCTGA
- the serS gene encoding serine--tRNA ligase — translation MHDIRLIRDDPAAFDAAMAKRGLPASAETLVSLDRRRREAATEAQTAQARRNEASKAIGAAKAKKDDDTAAALMAEVATLKERLPQLEAEEAETGSALDAALAALPNVPAADVPQGADEDDNQLVHERGQRPDFAFTPREHDAIGPALGLDFETGAAIAGARFTLVRGDAARLQRALGQFMLDRLTRAHGYEEVAPPLLVRDEAVFGTGQLPKFAEDLFRTTDGRWLIPTAEVSLTNIVREKILSHDVLPLRFAALTSCFRSEAGAAGRDTRGYIRQHQFDKVEMVSIVAPEASEEEHERMTACAEGVLDALGLAYRRMKLCTGDMGFTAARTYDLEVWLPGQQRYREISSCSTCTDFQARRMNARYRPEGEKTTRFVHTLNGSGLAVGRTLVAVLENYQREDGTVTVPEVLRPYLGGLELLGPR, via the coding sequence ATGCACGACATCCGCCTGATCCGCGACGATCCCGCCGCTTTCGATGCCGCCATGGCCAAGCGTGGCCTGCCCGCCAGCGCGGAGACGTTGGTGTCGCTCGACCGCCGCCGTCGCGAAGCCGCGACTGAGGCGCAGACCGCGCAGGCACGCCGCAACGAGGCGTCAAAGGCGATCGGTGCGGCCAAAGCGAAGAAGGACGACGACACCGCCGCCGCGCTGATGGCGGAGGTGGCGACGCTCAAGGAACGGCTTCCGCAGCTCGAAGCCGAAGAGGCGGAGACCGGCAGCGCGCTCGACGCCGCACTGGCCGCGCTGCCCAACGTCCCCGCGGCCGACGTGCCGCAGGGCGCGGACGAGGACGACAACCAGCTCGTCCACGAACGCGGGCAGCGGCCCGACTTCGCCTTCACCCCGCGCGAGCACGATGCGATCGGGCCGGCGCTCGGCCTCGACTTCGAGACCGGCGCGGCGATCGCGGGCGCGCGCTTCACCTTGGTGCGCGGCGATGCGGCGCGGCTGCAACGCGCGCTCGGGCAGTTCATGCTCGACCGGCTGACGCGCGCGCACGGTTATGAGGAGGTCGCCCCGCCGCTGCTGGTGCGCGACGAGGCGGTGTTCGGGACCGGGCAATTGCCGAAGTTTGCCGAGGATCTGTTCCGTACCACCGACGGCCGCTGGCTGATCCCGACCGCCGAGGTGTCGCTGACCAATATCGTCCGCGAGAAGATCCTCAGCCACGACGTCCTGCCGCTGCGCTTCGCGGCGCTGACGTCGTGCTTCCGCTCCGAGGCCGGAGCGGCAGGGCGCGACACGCGCGGCTACATCCGCCAGCACCAATTCGACAAGGTCGAGATGGTGTCGATCGTCGCCCCCGAAGCGAGCGAGGAAGAGCATGAGCGGATGACCGCCTGCGCCGAGGGCGTGCTCGACGCCTTGGGGCTTGCCTATCGCCGCATGAAACTATGCACCGGCGACATGGGGTTCACCGCGGCGCGCACCTATGATCTCGAGGTGTGGCTACCCGGCCAGCAGCGCTATCGCGAGATTTCGAGCTGCTCGACCTGCACCGACTTCCAGGCGCGGCGCATGAACGCCCGCTATCGCCCGGAAGGCGAGAAGACGACGCGCTTCGTCCATACGCTCAACGGGTCGGGGCTGGCGGTCGGGCGGACGCTGGTCGCGGTGCTCGAGAACTACCAGCGCGAGGACGGGACGGTGACCGTGCCCGAGGTGCTGCGGCCGTATCTGGGCGGGCTCGAATTGCTGGGTCCGCGCTGA
- the surE gene encoding 5'/3'-nucleotidase SurE: MRILLSNDDGYHAPGLAVLEKIAAQLSDDVWVCAPASEQSGTGRSLTLTRPLRVKQFGEKRFAVGGTPTDAVMYALAEVLRDAPPDLILSGVNRGGNIAEDVMYSGTVSAAMEGALAGVRSVALSQRYGRREPGEDVSFAAAEEWGARVLRPLLDHDWAPRSVVNINFPEPEAGAVKGVRVVPQGLRDYGRVRFDRRTDPRGFDYHWLSMGRVKPVVDDGSDLATITQGWITVTPLQLDLTLHDSLVALGDAFAGV, translated from the coding sequence ATGCGAATCCTGCTTTCGAACGACGATGGCTATCACGCGCCGGGGCTGGCGGTGCTGGAGAAGATCGCCGCACAGCTCTCCGACGACGTCTGGGTCTGCGCGCCAGCGTCCGAACAATCGGGCACCGGGCGCTCGCTGACGCTGACGCGACCCCTGCGGGTCAAGCAGTTCGGCGAGAAGCGCTTCGCGGTCGGCGGCACCCCCACCGATGCGGTGATGTACGCGCTGGCCGAGGTGCTGCGCGACGCGCCGCCCGACCTGATCCTGTCCGGGGTCAACCGCGGCGGAAACATCGCCGAGGACGTCATGTACTCGGGCACCGTCTCGGCGGCGATGGAGGGCGCGCTGGCCGGCGTCCGCTCGGTCGCGCTCAGCCAGCGCTACGGCCGGCGCGAACCGGGCGAGGACGTGTCGTTCGCCGCCGCCGAGGAATGGGGCGCGCGCGTGCTGCGGCCGCTGCTCGACCATGACTGGGCGCCGCGCTCGGTGGTCAACATCAACTTCCCCGAGCCCGAGGCAGGCGCGGTCAAGGGCGTGCGCGTCGTGCCACAGGGGCTGCGCGATTACGGACGCGTGCGGTTCGACCGGCGCACCGATCCGCGCGGGTTCGACTATCACTGGCTGTCGATGGGCCGGGTCAAGCCCGTCGTCGATGACGGCAGCGATCTGGCGACGATCACGCAGGGCTGGATCACGGTGACGCCGCTCCAGCTCGACCTGACGCTGCACGATTCGCTCGTGGCGCTCGGCGACGCCTTCGCCGGGGTGTAG
- a CDS encoding M23 family metallopeptidase, which yields MTRRAARSAALLLVLAGCIPAADPRFTPSPSAPAPAADLPAEPEPEPTVEAPLPIRPSRPQRRTPVEQLAAPRPAWEAAPVTPDARLVRTQDVVVRPGDTLSAIAERTGASIAAIARRNRLAPPYALRAGQRLVIPGGRYHRVDPGQTGIAIARAYGVPWSEVVAANDLREPFVLVTGQRVLIPSQPASAAARAAAFTLDVDTILTGGEPAVASGRAPVRPVKGAAKVPAATVPVAPPSAAPGRFSWPLTGQIVRRFGVGRSGERFDGIEIAVPSGTEVKAAAAGTVAYAGDGIAALGGLVIIKHGDNWTSIYGHASKLLVRRGQAVTRGQVIATSGATGFADQPELHFELRRGRSPIDPVTQLPRR from the coding sequence TTGACGCGGCGAGCGGCGAGGTCGGCGGCGCTGCTGCTGGTGCTGGCGGGATGCATCCCCGCCGCCGACCCGCGCTTCACGCCGTCACCATCCGCACCGGCCCCCGCTGCCGACCTGCCTGCCGAGCCCGAACCAGAGCCGACCGTCGAGGCGCCGCTTCCGATACGCCCCTCTCGCCCGCAACGACGCACGCCCGTCGAGCAACTCGCGGCGCCGCGCCCGGCATGGGAAGCGGCACCCGTCACCCCCGACGCGCGGCTGGTCCGTACGCAGGACGTCGTCGTCCGACCCGGCGACACCCTGAGCGCCATCGCCGAGCGGACAGGCGCGTCAATCGCCGCCATCGCGCGTCGCAACAGGCTCGCGCCGCCCTATGCCTTGCGCGCCGGGCAGCGCCTCGTCATTCCCGGCGGTCGCTATCATCGCGTCGATCCCGGCCAGACCGGCATCGCGATCGCGCGCGCCTATGGCGTCCCGTGGAGCGAGGTGGTCGCCGCCAACGACCTGCGCGAACCGTTCGTGCTGGTGACCGGACAGCGCGTGCTCATCCCCTCCCAGCCCGCCTCCGCCGCTGCACGCGCCGCAGCCTTTACGCTCGACGTCGACACGATCCTGACCGGCGGCGAACCCGCCGTGGCGAGCGGACGCGCACCGGTGCGCCCCGTCAAGGGCGCGGCCAAGGTCCCGGCCGCGACTGTCCCCGTCGCCCCGCCGAGCGCTGCGCCCGGACGTTTCAGCTGGCCGCTGACGGGGCAGATCGTCCGCCGCTTCGGCGTCGGGCGCAGCGGCGAACGGTTCGACGGGATCGAGATTGCGGTGCCCTCCGGCACCGAGGTGAAGGCCGCGGCGGCGGGCACCGTCGCTTATGCCGGCGACGGCATCGCCGCGCTGGGCGGGCTCGTCATCATCAAGCATGGCGATAATTGGACGTCGATCTACGGCCATGCCAGCAAGTTGCTGGTGCGGCGCGGACAGGCGGTGACGCGCGGACAGGTGATCGCGACGAGCGGTGCGACCGGCTTCGCCGACCAGCCCGAGCTGCATTTCGAGCTGCGCCGCGGCCGCTCGCCGATCGATCCGGTCACGCAATTGCCGCGCCGCTGA
- the tyrS gene encoding tyrosine--tRNA ligase, translated as MTDYQSDLLRTLTARGYIHQMTDAAALDALAMKQVVPGYIGFDPTAPSLHVGSLVQIMLLRRLQQAGHKPVVLMGGGTGKIGDPSFKDEARKLNSDEVIVANVAGIKRIFDRFLTFGDGPSDAVMLDNAEWLDKLEYIPFLREVGQHFSVNRMLSFDSVKLRLDREQSLSFLEFNYMILQGYDFRELARRAGVRLQMGGSDQWGNIVNGVELARRMDGTEVFGVTTPLLTTASGEKMGKTVAGAVWLHEDQLPHFDYWQFWRNTDDRDVGRFLRLFTDLPLDEIARLEALGGAEINEAKKVLANEATAMCRGRAAAEDAAETARKTFEEGASGAGLPSMVAPGATPLVDVLVTLGFAASKGEARRLIKGGGARIDGEKVADEAAIVTVAGAPVRISAGKKHHGMVNPA; from the coding sequence ATGACCGACTATCAGTCCGACCTGCTCCGCACGCTCACCGCGCGTGGCTACATCCACCAGATGACCGACGCCGCCGCGCTCGACGCGCTGGCCATGAAGCAGGTCGTGCCCGGCTATATCGGCTTCGACCCGACCGCGCCGTCACTGCACGTGGGCAGCCTGGTGCAAATCATGCTGCTGCGCCGTCTGCAACAGGCCGGGCACAAGCCGGTCGTGCTGATGGGTGGCGGCACCGGCAAGATCGGCGACCCGAGCTTCAAGGACGAGGCGCGCAAGCTCAACAGCGACGAGGTCATCGTCGCCAATGTCGCGGGCATCAAGCGCATCTTCGACCGCTTCCTGACCTTCGGCGACGGTCCCAGCGACGCGGTGATGCTCGACAATGCCGAATGGCTCGACAAGCTGGAATATATCCCGTTCCTGCGCGAGGTCGGCCAGCATTTCAGCGTCAACCGGATGCTCAGCTTCGACTCGGTCAAGCTGCGGCTCGACCGCGAGCAATCGCTGTCGTTCCTCGAATTCAACTACATGATCCTGCAAGGCTACGACTTCCGCGAGCTGGCGCGGCGCGCTGGCGTGCGGCTCCAGATGGGCGGCAGCGACCAATGGGGCAATATCGTCAACGGCGTCGAGCTGGCGCGGCGCATGGACGGCACCGAGGTGTTCGGCGTCACCACGCCGCTGCTCACTACCGCCTCGGGCGAGAAGATGGGCAAGACCGTCGCGGGCGCGGTATGGCTCCATGAGGACCAGCTGCCGCACTTCGATTACTGGCAATTCTGGCGCAACACCGACGATCGTGACGTCGGGCGCTTCCTGCGGCTGTTCACCGATCTGCCGCTCGACGAGATCGCGCGGCTGGAGGCGCTGGGGGGCGCGGAGATCAACGAGGCCAAGAAGGTGCTCGCCAATGAGGCGACCGCGATGTGCCGGGGTCGCGCAGCCGCCGAGGACGCCGCCGAGACCGCGCGCAAGACCTTCGAGGAAGGCGCGAGCGGCGCGGGGCTCCCCTCGATGGTCGCACCGGGTGCCACCCCGCTGGTCGACGTGCTGGTGACGCTGGGCTTCGCCGCCTCGAAGGGTGAGGCACGCCGGCTCATCAAGGGCGGTGGCGCAAGGATCGACGGCGAGAAGGTCGCCGACGAAGCCGCGATAGTGACGGTGGCGGGCGCACCGGTGCGCATTTCCGCGGGCAAGAAGCATCACGGCATGGTGAACCCGGCTTAA
- a CDS encoding PilZ domain-containing protein produces MAVRSATIAYEDRVEPRDETLHRARLVIASGESRLVTIVNVSPNGFMARSDEAFAVGDTVTVILPVAGTFAAEVRWALGGRIGCKLAQEVPPALYQFVLAAMR; encoded by the coding sequence ATGGCCGTACGATCGGCGACGATCGCGTATGAGGACCGCGTCGAGCCGCGCGACGAGACGCTGCATCGCGCGCGACTCGTCATCGCGAGCGGCGAGTCGCGGCTGGTGACGATCGTTAACGTCTCTCCGAACGGCTTCATGGCGCGCAGCGACGAGGCGTTTGCCGTCGGCGATACCGTCACCGTCATCCTGCCGGTGGCCGGCACTTTCGCCGCCGAGGTACGCTGGGCATTGGGCGGGCGGATCGGCTGCAAGCTCGCGCAGGAAGTGCCGCCGGCCTTGTACCAGTTCGTGCTGGCGGCGATGCGGTAG
- a CDS encoding DMT family transporter has protein sequence MPGLIPIIIVVLAGLGLAIQPPTNAALARVSGSVWLAALVSFTVGTATLLVVWAFDRTPLSALKGAPWWAWLGGLYGAAFVAALAFAAPRLGIAAALSIAIASQLVAALTLDHFGLLQLPQQPVTVTKLAGIALVLIGVMVFRRG, from the coding sequence TTGCCGGGTCTGATACCGATCATCATCGTCGTGCTCGCGGGGTTGGGACTCGCGATCCAGCCGCCGACCAATGCCGCACTGGCGCGGGTGTCCGGCTCGGTATGGCTGGCGGCGCTGGTGTCGTTCACCGTCGGGACGGCGACGTTGCTGGTCGTATGGGCGTTCGACCGCACCCCGCTGTCGGCGCTCAAGGGCGCGCCGTGGTGGGCGTGGCTGGGCGGGCTTTACGGCGCGGCGTTCGTCGCGGCGCTCGCCTTTGCCGCGCCGCGGCTGGGGATCGCGGCGGCGCTGAGCATTGCGATCGCGAGCCAGCTGGTCGCCGCACTGACGCTCGATCATTTCGGGTTGCTGCAGCTGCCGCAGCAGCCGGTGACGGTGACCAAGCTCGCCGGCATCGCGCTGGTGTTGATCGGGGTGATGGTGTTTCGGCGCGGGTGA
- the recG gene encoding ATP-dependent DNA helicase RecG produces MRPDILNPLFAEVEALKGVGPALAKPLDRLGIARVLDLLFHVPSGWVDRWPRDELMQSDVGRTIAITLTPTDYRTSSSPRAPTRVVATDRHGNTVALVFFGGGSGRVRKLLPLNEPRRVSGRLDQYGQDLQIIHPEVGGEDGDFREREAIYPLTEGMTSRRLGALVEQALARAPDLPEWIEPSLKAQRGWPAWREAMTRLHADPADAVARARLAYDEVFANQLALSIVRADTRKRRGRALQGDGRLRDLLRLPYQLTGAQARSVREIEGDLAQSAPMLRLLQGDVGSGKTLVAAMALLIAVEAGAQAAMLAPTEILARQHYETLRRTLAGLPVEIAVLTGRDKGRAREATLMGLADGSIHILVGTHAIFQEAVSYRDLGLVVVDEQHRFGVAERMLLQAKGRTPPHLLAMTATPIPRTLTLALHGEMDQSRLDEMPPGREPIETRVLSEERVDEVINALGRHLSEGKQAYWVCPLVEESETSDLQAAEARAAALASRFGERVGLVHGRMKGAEKDAVMARFSAGEIGVLVATTVIEVGVDVPNATLIVIEHADRFGLAQLHQLRGRVGRGGGRSVCLLLRGGSLSETARARLALMRETNDGFRIAEEDLRLRGAGELLGTRQSGEAMFRLATPELLSELLPAATDDARLLIDRDGGLNGARGQAARIALYLFERDAGVALLRSG; encoded by the coding sequence ATGCGACCCGATATCCTCAATCCGTTGTTCGCCGAGGTGGAGGCGCTGAAGGGCGTCGGCCCGGCGCTCGCCAAGCCGCTCGACCGGCTGGGGATCGCGCGCGTGCTCGACCTGTTGTTCCACGTCCCCTCCGGCTGGGTCGATCGCTGGCCGCGCGACGAGCTGATGCAGAGCGATGTCGGGCGGACGATCGCGATCACGTTGACCCCGACCGATTATCGCACCAGCAGCAGCCCGCGCGCGCCGACGCGGGTCGTCGCGACCGATCGGCATGGCAACACCGTCGCGCTGGTGTTCTTCGGCGGCGGCTCGGGGCGGGTGCGCAAGCTGTTGCCGCTGAACGAACCGCGCCGCGTATCGGGGCGGCTCGACCAATATGGGCAGGACCTGCAGATCATCCACCCGGAGGTCGGCGGCGAGGACGGCGACTTCCGCGAGCGCGAGGCGATCTATCCGCTGACCGAGGGCATGACCTCGCGGCGGCTCGGCGCGCTGGTCGAGCAGGCGCTGGCGCGCGCGCCCGACCTGCCCGAGTGGATCGAGCCGAGCCTCAAGGCGCAGCGCGGCTGGCCCGCATGGCGAGAGGCGATGACGCGGCTCCATGCCGATCCCGCCGATGCCGTGGCGCGTGCGCGGCTGGCGTATGACGAGGTGTTCGCCAACCAGCTCGCGCTGTCGATCGTCCGCGCCGATACGCGCAAGCGGCGTGGGCGCGCGTTGCAGGGCGACGGACGGCTCCGCGACCTGTTGCGGCTGCCGTACCAGCTGACCGGCGCGCAGGCACGCAGCGTCCGCGAGATCGAGGGCGATCTCGCGCAGAGCGCGCCGATGCTGCGGCTGTTGCAAGGCGACGTCGGCTCGGGAAAGACTCTGGTGGCGGCGATGGCGCTGCTGATCGCGGTCGAGGCGGGCGCGCAGGCGGCGATGCTCGCCCCGACCGAGATCCTCGCCCGCCAGCATTACGAGACGCTGCGCCGGACGCTCGCCGGGCTGCCGGTCGAGATCGCGGTGCTGACCGGGCGCGACAAGGGCCGCGCGCGCGAGGCGACGCTGATGGGGCTGGCGGACGGATCGATCCACATCCTCGTCGGCACGCACGCGATCTTTCAGGAGGCGGTCAGCTATCGCGATCTCGGCCTGGTGGTGGTCGACGAACAGCATCGCTTCGGGGTCGCCGAGCGGATGCTGTTGCAGGCCAAGGGCCGGACCCCGCCGCACTTGCTGGCGATGACCGCGACTCCGATCCCGCGCACGCTGACGCTCGCGTTGCATGGAGAGATGGATCAGAGCCGGCTCGACGAAATGCCGCCGGGACGTGAGCCGATCGAGACGCGGGTGCTGTCCGAGGAACGCGTCGACGAGGTGATCAATGCGCTCGGCCGTCATCTGTCGGAGGGCAAGCAGGCCTATTGGGTCTGCCCGCTGGTCGAGGAAAGCGAAACCAGCGATCTGCAGGCCGCCGAGGCGCGCGCCGCCGCGCTGGCGAGCCGCTTCGGGGAGCGCGTCGGGCTGGTGCACGGGCGCATGAAGGGCGCGGAGAAGGATGCGGTGATGGCGCGCTTCTCGGCCGGCGAGATCGGCGTGCTGGTCGCGACGACGGTGATCGAGGTCGGGGTCGACGTGCCCAATGCCACGCTGATCGTGATCGAACATGCCGACCGCTTCGGGCTGGCGCAGCTGCACCAGCTGCGTGGGCGGGTCGGGCGCGGCGGCGGTCGCTCGGTGTGCCTGTTGCTGCGCGGCGGATCGCTGAGCGAGACCGCGCGGGCGCGGCTGGCGCTGATGCGCGAGACCAACGACGGCTTCCGGATCGCAGAGGAGGATTTGCGGCTGCGTGGTGCGGGCGAGTTGCTCGGCACGCGGCAGTCGGGGGAGGCGATGTTCCGGCTCGCGACGCCGGAGTTGCTGTCGGAGCTGCTGCCCGCTGCCACCGACGATGCGCGGCTGCTGATCGACCGGGATGGCGGGTTGAACGGCGCGCGGGGGCAGGCGGCGCGGATCGCGCTCTATCTGTTTGAGCGCGACGCAGGCGTGGCGTTGCTGCGGTCCGGGTAA
- a CDS encoding succinate dehydrogenase assembly factor 2, producing the protein MDHDIRLKRLRFRAWHRGTREADLMIGGFFDAHGATWNAEQLDWFERLLEEQDVDIMGWAIGSIPCPAEWEGEMMQTMRKVDFVTVLDTGM; encoded by the coding sequence ATGGACCACGACATCCGCCTGAAACGCCTGCGCTTTCGCGCGTGGCATCGTGGCACGCGCGAGGCCGATCTGATGATCGGCGGCTTCTTCGACGCGCATGGCGCGACGTGGAACGCGGAGCAGCTCGACTGGTTCGAGCGGCTGCTGGAGGAACAGGACGTGGACATCATGGGCTGGGCGATCGGCTCGATTCCGTGCCCGGCGGAATGGGAGGGCGAGATGATGCAGACGATGCGCAAGGTCGATTTCGTGACGGTGCTCGACACGGGGATGTGA